GGAGAAGTCAGAGGCAATACACTAGCTATACCAGTTTGTGTACGGTGGCTTGAAATCTGTATACAGACTCGATGTATTGGAGTAGCACTAATCACGAGGGAACGAGCAGTGTTGATACCGACCTCGCGTGGCTGCATGTCCACACGGCAATGCTACACGTACAAACAGTTTACAGGCTTTTACAGGGTGGGTTAGTTTTCATTGGCCAACAGATGAGCGGAACGGCCCacccctgaaaatcaggggggaggtTTGTGATTGGTTGTTAGATGGAAAAAGCATGTAAAAGCCTGTAAATCTTTGTATGTCTAGCATTTTTATGTCCACACGCCATTTATCGCGTTCAATTCCGATAGTTTCCTGGCTCAGAGGAGCATGCTGTTGAGGCAGTGAAACTGAATCCATCCATGTAGCAACTTGACCTCTCATGCTACACTGTTACTACTCATACTGTGCAAAAAAACAGAGTGAATCCTCGGAACCAACAATTGTCACTTAGATTGAGACTCAAATAAAGACTGTTTCCTCCCTCTTTCCCACTAAAAACTTACGCGTTATCTCATTTTGTTTGGATTCGAGTCCAAATATAAATCTAATTCTGGTGCATTTCCATCTGCTGATGGTAATGGTTACTCTATCAGTCAAAGGGAGATTAAATAAATACCCTAATGGTTCgaaaaaaattaaataaatacCCTGTTCTACTTAGTATTACCTTAACTTAGACAATGTGCTATACAAAATATTACTCTATTTGTCTcataatataagacattttttgacaccGCACTAGTGTCACAAAACATCTTAGAGAGGGAGTAGCTGTAGCACAGTACGCATAGCGTAATTACCATTCTTGTACACACAACACGAATCTTCTTTTAAATCCTCCCTGCCACCGCCTGCACCTCTGGGACCTGATTGCTGTGCTAGAATGACGATGTCGCCGCCAGTCCAGGGAGGGTGTGAGGTGGGCCCAGGAGCACGCCGCCCGCAACGTTGTGCAGAGCTGGGAGTTAATTGCAAGTACCACAATTGGGGCATCACATGTAGATTGATACCACGATTGTTAATTTTTGCGCGTCAGTACCAACATTGCTCTAAGTTTTTGCAAATAGGTCTAAACTGTGTATAAACACGTATTGACGGTGTatctgactagcggggcccgcccGTCAGGTGTCGACGTGGcattttttttgcagaaaaccccctTACGTTGTATGTAATCACAAAAATGCCCAAATTTTTACGGGAAAAAGGCTCCATGAAAGGTTTTTTTGTTCGCAATTTTTGCGGGGCCTGACGGCAAGGCGCCGCGCAGTAAGAAGTAGCCGCTCGCCCGCCTGGCCGACCTCCTCGCCGCCACGCTCGCCGACGCCATGCCCACGCTCGCCGCCGGGCCCGGGGACGGGAAGAAggacgtcgtcgccgtcgccgcgcacCTCGACGCCTGCAACGCCATCGCCGCCCGCGTCgaccgcctccgccgccgccgcctgctctCCCGCCTCGCGCTCCACCTCGTCTCCTCGTCGCCCCCGAGCCCGTCGTCCCTCAGCCGCGCGCGCGCCGCCCTCACCGACCGCGACAGCCGCGGTGTTCGGGCCCCTGCCCTGCCGGCGCTCCCTTCCATCCCGTTCGTCGACCCGCCCCGCACGCGCACGCGCAGGAACGTGGCGGGGAGGACGACGTCGAGCGGGCGCCGGCGGTTGATGAGGACGAGCTCCTGGACGCCCTTGGCGGCGAGGAGCTGGATCCAGGGCGCGAGCAGGTGGCGGGACTCCTCCGTGCAGCTGCCGGTGAGGTGGACGCAGCGGAAGGGCCCCGGGTGCGCCTCGAGGACGCGGGACAGCTGGGCGGGGGCGGCCGGGGAGGGGGAGAGGTCCGCGTCGGCGAGGACGAGCGGGGCGGAGCGCCAGACCCCGCGCCAGCGGCGGGAGAGCGCGGCCGTGCGCGCGGCGTCCTTGACGGGCAGGAGTGAGACGATGCTACGGAGAAGCGCGTCGGGGAGGCGGCTGACGCGGTCGACGGCGTCGCCGGAGGAGAGGGCgtagaggcgggcggcggcggagacggGCGGGTCGGGGAGGGTGTGGTGGGTGCAGAAGAGCAGGCGGGCCAAGATCTCGTCCGCCTCGTCTGGGTCGCGCCCGGGGTGCAGGAGCTCGGCCAGCACCGCGGTCGTCGCCCCTAGGGTGCCCTGGGCCGTCGCCGGCGGCGGCATCCCCTCGGTGAAGACGAGGGCTTTGAGCGGCGCGTGCGGTGGAGGTTCTTATGATTACATACAACGTAagggggttttctgcaaaaaaaatgCCACGTCGGCACCTGACgggcgggccccgctagtcagatACACCGTCAATACGTGTTTATACGCAGTTTAGACCTATTTGCAAAAACTTAGAGCAATGTTAGTACTGACACGCAAAAATTAGCAATCGTGGTACCAATCTGCATGTGATGCCCCAGTTGTGATACTTCTGTGCAATTAACTCGCGTACAGGCCATTTCAAGTTCGTCGACGTCGCCGAGCGCGTCCGGGAAGCAGTGGTGGGCTTCCCGCCGGTGAGGCTGCTGGCTGTCAGTCTTAATTAAATGTGTCTACGACTGCGCAAGACATCCCCGTTATGCCAAAGTAGTAGTGGCTCCTTGTCAGCGCGATGCAGATACCATCGGAAGACGCACCGCGGGGATCAACCGATCAATGATCCAAATAAATAGAAAGGGGAAACCCAGGCGCTGGAGAAGCCCCGTGTATGCCCACCGACGGCTACGCGAGCTCAATGCGTCCGAGCGTGGGGACCCTGGCAGCAATCCACACCGGAGCAGGAGGAGGCACCCCTCGGCAGCACGAACAAGAGCAGCGCGGACGTGGGCACCGCCGTTGCACGCCATAGTCGACCGGGAGGGAAGGGACAGCGGGACGCGGCCTCCGCTCGCAATGTAGGCTGCGGATGGCGTGGACACCGGCACTGCCGTCGCCATCGGGAGAAGGGAGGAAAGGGCCGCCGCCGAGCAGTCGTGCCACGCTTGGGCCGAGGGCTGTGCGGCTATGCACTGCACCGGGAGCCCGCCGGCGCGCCGAAAATATTTGCTTTGGCAAGGAGCGAAGGAGAAGGGAGAGACCAGGAGACGGGATTATTTTTTGGCGGCTGCTACAAATCAGCCGACTGATTTCTCCCAGAAATCAGTCGGCTTGCTGGCCGCTCGTTCTGCTTTGATCTTCTCACGTTTAACCGTTGGATACGCCAACACATCAGATCAGACGGATGCTTCGTCCTCCTTGCCCCGCGACCAAAACAGCAGAGAAATCCCCTTGCAGCTCACTTCCACCACGGGCACGAAAAGACCCCGGCTGCAGCGAGCTCCGGCGAGAGATTTGGCAGAGTCCCCCATAGCCTCCCCTGCTACAGCGCAGCTCCAAGACTGCCGCTGCAACACAGCACTAGGAGCCACCGGGATGTTGCTCCGTTGCAATACCGAGCGCCGCAAAAAAACATCAAACGCGGCAAGTACGACGCCTCCGGCGACGCTTCAATGCAGCTCCGGCGGTTTCAGTGCAACTCTGGCGGCGCTCCATTGCAGGCCCGGGGCGGAGTTCCAATGCAACTCTGTTGGCGCGGAAAATGCTCCAATGCAGCACCGATGCGTAGCTCAGCCTCCTCCCTCGCGTGCTGCGCTGCAtcaccggcgacgagcggcgctCGACTGCACCCCGGCCTCCGTGTTGCGTTGCAATACTGGCAGCGAGCAGCCCAACCTCCCATGCGTGCTGCGTTGCACCACCGGCGAGCGCCTGCGCAGCACCGACGACGACAGTCGCATCGCAACGCCTGCAGCACCGTCGAGTCGTCGGTCGCAACACCAAACGCCGGCGGGAGCGTCGAGTTGTCGGGTCGCAGCACCGGCAGCATCTGAGTCAACGACGAGGCTGCATTGCAGCACTAGCTCTCGTCGACAAAAATCACCTCGTCATGGTGCCGTCGTGTGGACCTTGAGCAGCAGGTGGTGGAGCTTGGGTGCAGGCCATGGCGAACGGGATTTGGACGGGAGGGCCTTGAGCAGCAGGTAGTAGAGCTTGGGGGCAGGCCATGGCGAGCAAGACTTGGACGGGAGACCTTGAGCAGCAGCAGGTGGAGTTTGGGGACAAGCCATGGCAGACAGGACTTGGACGGGGGGACCTTGAGCAGCAGCAGGTGCAGCTTCGGGGCAAGCCATGGCAGACGGGACTTGGACCGGAGGCCATGGCAAAGGGAATTGAGCTCGGTGGACTTTGACTGGTTCTCGCTCGAGATGAAGAGATAAGGCCGGGCAGGGGGGCCTGGCCCCACCAGGACGCGTGGCAGTCGTAGCGCGCGGTTTAAGCTAGAGAAAGATCATCCGGTGGAAAATAAACAttttccttatttttttcgaGCCGAGACAGGATTTCTTTGGTAAGGGATTCTTCGGGAGAACACGCGACACCCGATGAACGAAGGTCAAAGCGGTGCCACTGGTAACTGTTTACGTCGGCTGATATTTATATGAAGCAACAGCAGAGCGAAATCATCATGAGAACAAAAGAGCGATGGCTTCAGCTGTAAACCCAGCAAGTGCTAAAAACGAACACTACAAAACTGGAAGCAAACTAAAGTGAAAAAGGAAGAGAGAGCACGCCCAAGCAGTTTAGACATCCTCAGGCCGTCAGAGAAAGAGAACAGAGAAGTGGCCCCAGTTTGATGTTGTAGGAAATCTATCAGTTAGACAGGCGCAATTAGGCAGCACGGGCATATCATCATTCAACAAAGACAAATGATATAAGAGGGTAAAAGGCAACAGATTTAATCTGTTCAGGAATTCACGTTTCACAAAATTCCATCTCAGCAGTACGTGATACGATTGATCACCCATACAGTTTGCTACCGACGATTCTACATGACTAATATTGCAAACACAGATCTACCATCCGTCTCTTCTGACCTATTCCTGTTCTGCAAACAACAGGATTTGAGGTTTAAGAACACGCTTGACACAAATATCTTTTACGTTCTCCCAGAGCCCTGCAACCTACACAATAATAAGTAAGGTAAGTTAAAGTAAGCACCAAGTAGATAAGTGCAATATTAAGGCTGAAGATGTTTACCTCTTTGTTCGCAGCATCATAGAACATCCAGGACCCATTCTCCAAGGTAAAGCATGTGAAATGACTTCCCTCACTGTGGCACAGCTGCATGTGCAAGTGAACTATCATGATGATTTGCATACTTCAACCGActgcttcgcaagttctaaatgTGAAAAAAGAAAATAGGACTTTGTACCATACCATTGAAACCAAAACATGATTTGTATTCTGGTGAAGAGCACCGTAAATGACACTCAAGTCTATGCTGCTAGATATGGCACCCAAAGTTAAACCTATATCACCAGCCGCCTCCTCGTGGCACCATTCTAAGGCTAAAATGAAAGGTAACAGGAAAGAAATTCAACAATTACTTCACACAAAATATACAAGGACTTCACACAAAATTTAACAATGGTGAAAACTTATAAACATTCGATTCAGAAAAACAATGTATAAAATATGTAAGAACACTTGACCTGAAAGAGCTAATTAGATAGACATGCATATAGGATACTGTATTCAAAGGGAAATGGATTTACCAACAACAAATGCATGTGGACAGCGTCCCAAACACTCTTTCAAACAGGTTGTTTCACAACAACTGAGGCATAGCTTCGATATTTCCATCTCCCTTTTTAGTAAAACATCGAAGGAATCTTCTGGATATTTGCTCTATAACATGGGAACACACTATGAGCAACAGAAAGAAATTATGCATTAGATAGATATTTATCACGCTAAACAAACAAGAAAACTTACTTTAATGCATCTGGTAGAAGCAGCTGTCAACTGATGAGTAAATTGGGTTTGCCTTTCAACTCTAGAACTGCGGCCACATTTTCGACACTCACAAAGAACAAAGTTTTTCGATCACTTACTTCGCTCGCCCTTTTTTGATCGGTTTTTTTAATGCAAATAGATTCAATCTAGTAATTTCTTTTAGATTAAGTCTTACGTCTTGTTTGACCGGTGAAAGACTTCCTTTGTTGAAATGTTCTGTTCCCAAAATtcctaaaataaaaggaaaaaactTTCCACTTTCCTAAACTAAGGACGGGAAATAAGAAGGTGAGCATATATGATTTCACTTCAATGCTATACAGAATATGTGGCAGACAGTGGCAAGACTCAGCCGTGTTTACACCACAAACAGTGTAACAATCATGTAGGAGCTTTAGAATCAGCTCAAAAACTTTGGCAGCATAATTTCGCCCGCCCTGCCAGAAAAGCAACATGTTCAATCCTAATAAGACATAGAGAACATTCAAGCAAAAGTATGGCAACAACCATTTACAAGCCAAGCGTGGGATATACCATCAGTAAGTCTTTGTGTCCAGACCAACATTTTGCCAAAGCATTCATAAGTAACGTCAGCGACACAGATTCAATCTGCTTCTTAGACGGACCACTCAAATCATCAATGATAGCATTTAAGACAGAGCGTACACAGGTGAATTCATCTTGCCTTTGATGGACATGAAGTGTCTGATGTTGTTGCAATCCTATGGGCAGACCGTCCCGAAATTTTTTGACGTTACCCATAGCCTGTAAGAGCAACAATTAATATATGAGAAAACTGCAAGTCCAAAGCAAGGAAaagaataaattaattaatgaaaTAACACTTTATTAGGAGATTTATGTTTGGAGGAGTCTCATAACAGTTTATTTTATCCTCCTCAGCAGGGTAGGAATTCCACTATGAGTAGTTGATCAAAGAAACACTTATGAAAGGCATTTCATCATATATACCAGGATTGACATGTTTAAACATGAAGTCAGCTCTGCAGTCCCTGTTCCACTCAATACTTGTACCAAGCTGTCACAACTATAATCTTCTTGTACCTCATAAGCTGATCCTAGTGGTGCCGCTGCAACCTCACCTGTACCATTGAttataaataaaacaaaacaaacaaacaaacaacaagcctttagtcccaaacaagttaaggtaggctagagctgaaacccaaaaacagctcgcaaccaactcatggttctAACATAAAAGACAGTATCTAAAAGACAAACAAATTATTGGTATAGTTCACTTACATTCTGATTTGATAAAGGacctgatgattttctcaatccaAGGAGTGGTCTTCATTAGTTTAAACATTAAACGGAAAAAGGTAGGAAGAAAGGTCCTGAAATAGTACGCCATGATCATATTCCTTTCCTTCATTTCAAAAACAAGTGGAAGATCCAATGCAGTAGATCCATAGGCGTTGGGAAAAGCTGAAGTGGCTTGGAGACGACGCTGCAAGAATGGAGAAACATAAGTTATGAACTGCAAAAGGTTGTAAAGTTGTTGGTtgatacacacacacacacgggaGGACAAAACAAATGGTAAAAATGTTGTCGAGGAAAAACACTATGGTCATGATCACAGGTATCCAGAAAATTGATTCAGTCAAAAGGCAATTCCCTTGCTGATCAGCCTTGGAATTGAGCACTCTAGACTGAAGGAGTAAATTTGTGGTCATACACAGAACTAAACTAACATTTACACTGAAGAGGTAATTTTGACGAGAGGATGGATTTGGGTGGGAAATAAGTACATACCACTGCAGCTCTTGCGGAGTAACAATGATATCAATGAAGTGCACGGTAAAATGTCTATGGAACGCTACTTCAGAAGCAAAAGTTCTCAGGAGAGCATGGCTGCGACTGAAGATCAAGCTAAGTAGTCTGTCAGTTTGAACTGTATTTGGCCAATTTGCTGGCAAGACAAGAGTTGCAGCCTCTGCCTCCTCAGTAAAATCTTCCTGTTCATCGACACCAAGGTTTTTGAAGGTGCTATGGAACTCTTGCAGGGCAGCGACTATGTTAGGATCCGGCTGGAAAGAGCCATGATTAATCAGTTCCACCAGAAATTCCTCAAGGACTGCAGGGTCTGTAGCAATATTGTTGGGGATACGCTCTGCTTAAGAAACCAAATCATCGAAATACGGTGGAAGCTTGTTGTCAATTCTGTAGAGCTCGATCAAACTGTAAATCACTGCATGCACATCCTTACTGATATTCTCAAATGTGGCAGCTTCTCTTGGATAAGGAATGATGGCACACATGTAATGGGCAATAACTAGGCTGTCCAAATCGATCTTGCCGCCCCAGCTCAGCCCTGCAGTGAAACCTTTGCCCATGTAACCGAGAATTCCAGTGAAGACCAAGCTGCCAACGGGATTGATGGAGCACATGGACGCCGAAGAGCAAACTGACCCAAACGATGAAGCAAGGTCAAACTTGTATAGCTCAACAAACTCATTTCCTTTGACAGCAGCAAACTTGGCAACTCGCTGCCACTTAAAAGCAGAAAAGTCCATTCCTATCCTACTCTCTCCCTTCTTCTGTCGCTTGATGAGCTGCCCCAAATCATCATCCTCAAATTTCCGTTTGCTGCCGTGGCCATCTGGAACTACTTCACTGGACTGGCTTCCTCCTGCTAAAGCACCTTCTCTGATCTGGCTTCCTGTTGAAGCATTTTCCCTCATCAAAGCTTGATGTAACCTGTCTGGTGTATCAGATGATCTATCCACATCAACCTTTATTTCAAATGATATTTCACCCCTATTAGCTCTGTCAGCAGCCGCTTGTGCTTTTTCCAGGGTTGGAAACTCGAAATAGGCACAATTATGTTGCACACGGAACATGTGTCCATCTGAGAACATATGCTGCAGGTTCGATTCCCGAAGCTGTTCAGTCATGCGGACTCGAATGGCAGGAAGGATCTTGTTTTCCGAAGATGCAGCTACGATTGATGACTGCTGATGAAGAGACCTCCTGATCTTTGATGGCTTGTATATCATTGTCGGGGCAGCTTTGAAGGGTACGGTGGGAGTGGGACTAGCATTTAGATTACTCAGAACCTGAGCCGCTGAAGCTGGTTCACGGGGAAAGCTCCAGGGAACTTGAGCGGTCGTCAAGGGGGGAGGGGCCGGAATAGTCGCCGATGTAGGACCTGATTTTCTATTTCTTCTGCGGCGGGCTGAAGCACCCTTAGCCGGAGAAGGATTCGTTGCAGTAGTATGAGACAGAACCTTGTCGACGGATCTCATCGGCTGGCCATCCGGCACCCCAGAGCCgtccgccggcgccggcgccgcctGCCCGTTCCCGTACCCGGGAGCCGGTACGGGAGCCGCTTGTACGGCCAGGCCTCTCGGCGCCCACTGCTGCCCAACCGGATCCATCTGCTCCAGCGCAGCCTGCCCGACCGGATCCGTCTGACCCAGCGGAGCCTGCCCTCCCGGATTCATCTGCCCCAGCGCGGCGAGCGAGCGGAGGAGGCGCGGAGGCAGAGGCGGAGGTGGCGGTGACGGCGTGCTGGGGCTGGCGGCGGCGAGGTTGAAGAGGGGCAGCCGCGGGTTGACCGGGAGCAGCGGCggagcggcggggcggcggcgagttAGACCGTATcagcacggcggcggcgaggtgtAGAAGATGGAAGAGGACCGGCGGCTGGGCAGATCAGCGGGCGTTCTCCATGGGGGCGCGGGAGTGGAGCCGGCGGCTAGGTCAGACGGAAAGGGGGGTCGCGCCTCGCGCGATGTGAGGGCTCGGGAGCAGTGGTCGTGCGAGGGAGAGGTGTGGTTGGCTTCAGCCTGGCTCCGTGGCTCGGAAAACCACGACCGAGCGACGCGAGCGactaaatgagccggcccttcccctcaaaaaaaaaaaatgaGCCGGCCCGTTGCGGCGCTTCACTCATCCTGGTTTTTGGGAACTCTAGAAGGTACCCAACCGGTCCAGgtcagttttttcttttttcctgcTGTTTCATAGATGGTTTTCTTCGGTTTTTCcttaattttttatttttagtttttatttttcGCGTTTTTTGTTATCTGGTTTTATTTCTTGTTTCTTTTTCAATTTTAAGAAATtgggaatttcaaaaaatgttcaaatctTCAAAACATGTTCAGAATTTCAAAGTTTATTCCCTgatattcaaaaaatgttcgagGATTTAAAAAAGTgtcatgttttcaaaatattttcaGAATTTTAGAAAAAAACATGTTCAGGATTTCAAATTTTTtcatgttttaaaaaatgtttggaaTTTTTAAAATTATTCACTTTTTACAAAAATTGTTCCGAATTTTCTAATTTTGTTCGCGTTTTAAAAATATTTTTGCAAATTGTTCAcgtttttcaaaaaatgttagATCATTTCAAAACTTGTACGTTTCAAAAAACATACTCTTTTTAATAACATTCAttatttcaaaatttgttcgctTTTTCAGAAAGTGTTCagattttcaaaaattgttcaaaacatttcaaagaacgttcagaattttttttaaagTCGCGTTTACAAATTATGTTCTTGTTGCTAAAAAAGTTCAGAAATTTTTACAATATTTCTAATTCTAAATTATGTTAGTGTAATTCAAAAACTATTTCAAAAtctgaaaatttcaaaaaatattgtTTGTGTTTTCTAAAGTGTGTTCAAAAATTAGAAAATCCATAAAAATATGCACGTAGTCACCTGTCACAAGCATCCATgaaacgtctccaacgtatctataatttataaagTATTCATATCATTTTTACAAAAAaatatatggttttggtatgatttgaatggaattaacccagactgacgttgttttcagcagaactatagtgatgttgttttttgtgcaaaaatagaCATCCTAAGCCTAAGAGGTGGACCAGAAGAAAAGAGACATCCTAAGCCTAGGAGGTGGACAAGACGAAGTCCAGGGAGCGACAAGCTCAAGGGGCGTGCCCTGTGGGGTAGGGGGCGCGCTCTGAACTTGTCGGTCCCTCGTGGGGCCATTGACGTGaaaccaacaacaacaacaacaacaacaaagcctttagtcccaaacgagttggggtaggctagaggtgaaacccataagatctcacaaccaactcatggctctggcacatggatagcaagcttccacgcacccctgtccatagctagctctttggtgatactccactccttcaggtctctcttaacggactcctcccatgtcaaattcggtcgaccccgccctctcttgacattctccgcacgctttagccgtccgctatgcactggagcttctggaggcctgcgctgaatatgcccaaaccatctcagacgatgttggacaagcttctcctcaattggtgctaccccaactctatcttgtatatcatcattccggactcgatccttcctcgtgtggccacacatccatctcaacatacgcatctccgtcacacctaactgttgaacatgtcgccttttagtcggccaacactccgcgccatacaacattgcgggtcgaaccgccgtcctgtagaacttgccttttagcttttgtggcactctcttgtcacagagaatgccagaagcttggcgtCACTTCATCCATCcagctttgattcgatggttcacatcttcatcaatacccccatcctcctgcaacattgaccccaaataccgaaaggtgtccttccGAGGTACCATCtagccatcaaggctaacctcctcctcctcacacctagtagtactgaaaccgcacatcatgtactcggttttagttctactaagcctaaaccctttcgattccaaggttcgtctccataactctaacttcctatttacccccgtccgactatcgtcaactagcaccacatcatccgcaaagagcatacaccatgggatatctccttgtatatcccttgtgacctcatccatcaccaatgcaaaaaagataagggctcaaagctgacccctgatgcagtcctatcttaatcgggaagtcatcggTGTCGACAtgacttgttcgaacacttgtcacaacattatcgtacatgtccttgatgagggtaatgtactttgctgggactttgtgtttctccaaggcccaccacatgacattccgtggtatcttatcataggccttctccaaatcaatgaacaccatatgcaagtcattcttttgctccctatatctctccataagttgtcgtaccaagaaaaaggcttccatggtcgacctcccaggcatgaaaccaaactgatttttggtcacgcttgtcattcttcttaagcggtgctcaatgactctctcccatagcttcattgtatggctcatcagcttaattccacgg
This genomic window from Aegilops tauschii subsp. strangulata cultivar AL8/78 chromosome 4, Aet v6.0, whole genome shotgun sequence contains:
- the LOC109757618 gene encoding uncharacterized protein, which encodes MEISKLCLSCCETTCLKECLGRCPHAFVVALEWCHEEAAGDIGLTLGAISSSIDLSVIYGALHQNTNHVLVSMLCHSEGSHFTCFTLENGSWMFYDAANKEVAGLWENVKDICVKRVLKPQILLFAEQE